TTCGGAGGCGCCGTCATCAGTCATTTGCCTGTCAAATTCTTCTATCAGCTTTCGGCCATCTTCCGTCAGGTTGATTTTAGCCAGACGGCTTTCGTAGTAAATCTTTACCGTTGCACCGTCTTCCACGGCCTGGGCGATGTCGTATATGTCGATGTAATCGCCGAACACCGCCGGCGTATTAATATCGGTGCTTTCAACCGGCGTGCCGGTAAAGCCGATAAAGGTCGCGTTGGGGACGGCATCCCGCAAATACTTGGCAAAACCATAAGCAATACGTTTTCCGTTAAGCTTGCCGGTATCATCCTTCGTATCAATCAGTTTTGCCTGAAATCCGTATTGTGTGCGGTGCGCTTCGTCCGCGATAACGATAATATTGCGGCGCTCCGACAACCGATCATACGCGACGCGGTCAGTCTCTGGGAAAAATTTCTGAATGGTCGTAAACACAATTCCGCCGGATGCTACCCTGAGCAGAGACTTCAAGTGCTCGCGTGATTCCGCCTGTACCGGAGGTTGGCCGAGCAGGCTTGACGATGCGGCAAAGGTATCAAAAAGCTGCTGGTCAAGATCGTTCCGGTCGGTAATGACAACAATGGTTGGGTTATCCAGATTATGGATCAGTTTCCCAGCGTAAAAAACCATGGAAAGGCTTTTCCCTGAGCCCTGCGTATGCCATATTACACCTGCCTTGCGGTTCCCCTTATCGGCTATGGCAAGGCGCGTGCTCTCCACGGCTTTATTTACCGCATGGTACTGATGGTATGCCGCAATTTTTTTTACGGTCTCAATTTGCGTAAGTCCGGTTATGGCATCCGTCTTTTTATCTTTTTCAAAAACAATGAAATTCCGGATCAAATCAAGCAGCGTTGACTTGTTAAGCATGCCCCTTATGAGCACTTCAAGCTGGCTGATTCTGTCCGATTCGTCCGACCTGTCCGACTTGTCTGACTGGTCTAACTTCTTCCACGCCTGAAACCGGCTGAAAGCAGATGAGATCGTCCCTGCCCTTGCTTCCAGACCGTCGGAAATCACACAAAAAGCATTATAGAAAAAGAGGGAAGGAATGACCGTCTTGTATGTCTGAATCTGGTCAAAGGCTTTGCGGACGGTGGCGTATTCATCCGCCGGGTTCTTTAGTTCCATCACCACCAGCGGCAAGCCGTTTACATAGAGAATCACGTCAGGCCGCTTGTTCTGATTGCGTTCGATGACGGTAAACTGATTTATGGAAAAGAAAACATTGTTCTCCGGGTTCTGAAAGTCAATCAGCCAGACCCGCTCGCCGCGTTCCTGGCCGTCTTTTATCACCGTGACCGAAACGCCTTCGGCAAGCATCTTATGAAAGGTTTCATTCGCATCAATAAGCTGGGGGGAAAACACGGACAGAGCTGCTTTAAGGGCTTCCTGCCGCGCCGCTTCCGGCACCACAGGATTCAAGCGCTTTATGGCTTGTTCCAGAGTATGCCCTAAAACAACATCGCCATAGGTCGCGCGCTTTTTCGGTCCGCCGAATGGAGACACAGATTCGGCCACCAGAAAACCCTGAGTGGTTTCAGCATCAGGCGCAATGGATGGCCCGGGAATGTAGGAAAAGCCGAGTTGCTTGAGTTCGTCAAGAGAGAAGATCTCGATTTCGGATTCGGTGAATTTGCTCATTTTTTCCCTTCTATCCGTTTTATTTCTTTATCAAAATCGGAGATATAGTTTTTGTCCTGTATTACGCGATAAGTTTCATATTCCCGCTCGGCTTTGAGTTTTGCCTCCAAAGCGCTTACTTTTCCTTTATCCTCAAGAATAGGATAATTTGATAATTCCAAAATTTGATGAAGAAATTTAATCCAATCTTCCATTTTCATTAATATTTGCCGTTCAGCCCGATTTTCTGCCAAATCAAGATACGCAGAAACGATACGATTTAACTCTTTGATATGATTCTCGCTTAGATAGTTTTTGGCTACCGTCACATCCGATTTTAATATTTTTCCATCCGGTGAATGTTTCCAGTTGGTTAAGCCCATATAAATTTTTGCTGCATCGGCTGAAGCATAGATTATTTCTGCGGCAGTCTTTCCTGTAATTGCCCAGTGAAGTTTATTTTGTACAATTGCAAAAAAATCTTTTGTAAGCGGGGCGTTTTTATCGTAATCAACCGCAAGAGCATAAATATCGGTAATTTTTTGATAGAACCGTCTTTCACTTGCCCGAATCTCACGTATTCGCTCTAACAGTTCGTCAAAATAATCTTTACCGAAAACCTGATTCGCTTGCTTGAGCCGTTCATCATCCAGCACAAACCCTTTGATAATAAACTCTTTTAATGTTTTGGTCGCCCATATACGAAACTGTGTTGCCTGATAGGAATTAACACGGTAGCCAACGGAAATAATAGCATCGAGATTATAAAATTGTGTTTTGTACTTTTTGCCGTCAGCGGCAGTTGTTTCCAAAACGGAAATAACTGAATTTTCTACAAGCTCACCGTCTTCAAAGATATTTTTTAAGTGTTTATTTATCGCAGGAACTTGCACTCCAAATAACGAAGCGATGTTTTTTTGTGTAAGCCAAACAGTTTCGTCTTTTAAAAAGACATCTATTTTTATATCCCCGGTATCTGATGTGTAGATGAGAAAGTTGTTTTTATTAGATTCGGTTATTTTCTTCATGGGTTACCTTCTCTCCGATACCTTTCATAAGAGCTTCTTGAATATTTGCACCAATTGAGGCAGCCGAACGCAAATAATGTGATGGACGATCCCGGGATGTAGGAAAAGCCGAGCTGCTTTAGCTCGTCAAGAGAGAAGCTTTCGATTTCGGTGAAATTATTCCACATGTCGCACCTAAAAGGTCATAAAATTCCACGTAGGCTTGTTTTGCTGATCGTAATACATTGTAACTTTTATATGCCCATCCTGACGTGTGGTCAGTGTGTATCTTGTTTGCCCATCAATATTAATGCCTTTAGCAAAATTCGCCTTTGAATAACCGGATGCAATGTGTGGATCATTTTTTTGGACAGAAACCAAGGTTAAATAGGGCTTACCGATTTTTTCCACCCACAATGACGTAAATCCTTCTTTATGCCCATGATGAGGCGCTATCAATAAGTCGGTTC
The Candidatus Desulfatibia profunda DNA segment above includes these coding regions:
- a CDS encoding type I restriction endonuclease subunit R, producing the protein MSKFTESEIEIFSLDELKQLGFSYIPGPSIAPDAETTQGFLVAESVSPFGGPKKRATYGDVVLGHTLEQAIKRLNPVVPEAARQEALKAALSVFSPQLIDANETFHKMLAEGVSVTVIKDGQERGERVWLIDFQNPENNVFFSINQFTVIERNQNKRPDVILYVNGLPLVVMELKNPADEYATVRKAFDQIQTYKTVIPSLFFYNAFCVISDGLEARAGTISSAFSRFQAWKKLDQSDKSDRSDESDRISQLEVLIRGMLNKSTLLDLIRNFIVFEKDKKTDAITGLTQIETVKKIAAYHQYHAVNKAVESTRLAIADKGNRKAGVIWHTQGSGKSLSMVFYAGKLIHNLDNPTIVVITDRNDLDQQLFDTFAASSSLLGQPPVQAESREHLKSLLRVASGGIVFTTIQKFFPETDRVAYDRLSERRNIIVIADEAHRTQYGFQAKLIDTKDDTGKLNGKRIAYGFAKYLRDAVPNATFIGFTGTPVESTDINTPAVFGDYIDIYDIAQAVEDGATVKIYYESRLAKINLTEDGRKLIEEFDRQMTDDGASETRKAKFKWTKLEAIVGHPERLKNLARDIIEHYEKRAEVFDGKAMIVTMSRRIAVALYNEIIALRPQWHNEDLKDGALKVVMTSSSSDKMEFDPEDPDSLVIPAYHRTNKEDRRLLSDRMKDPQDSLKLVIVRDMWLTGFDVPCLHTLYIDKLMKKHTLMQAIARVNRVFMDKPGGLVVDYIGIGNALKEALAFYSNSGGEGAPAETQAKALELLLEKIEVVRQMFHGFDYMRFFSVGTSERLSIILYAEEFIFSREQGKDRFIKESTALSKLFALAVPHEDALALTDEIAFFQSVRARLLKFEREGDNGPKQYYESAIRQIVNQAVESTEVVDIFNAAGIKKPDISLLSEEFLQDVKAMAHKNLGIELLKKILNDEIKVRLKFNITEGKNLLEMLEASIKKYQNNLLTTAEIIEELLAIARQIRAVDGLAEKLKLTKDEFAFYTALEINDSAVKILGDETLKNIAREIANKVRKNATIDWAMKESSRAKLMVIVRRTLNKYGYPPDKQQKAVDTVLKQAEVLANYWVAQ
- a CDS encoding virulence RhuM family protein, giving the protein MKKITESNKNNFLIYTSDTGDIKIDVFLKDETVWLTQKNIASLFGVQVPAINKHLKNIFEDGELVENSVISVLETTAADGKKYKTQFYNLDAIISVGYRVNSYQATQFRIWATKTLKEFIIKGFVLDDERLKQANQVFGKDYFDELLERIREIRASERRFYQKITDIYALAVDYDKNAPLTKDFFAIVQNKLHWAITGKTAAEIIYASADAAKIYMGLTNWKHSPDGKILKSDVTVAKNYLSENHIKELNRIVSAYLDLAENRAERQILMKMEDWIKFLHQILELSNYPILEDKGKVSALEAKLKAEREYETYRVIQDKNYISDFDKEIKRIEGKK